In Malus sylvestris chromosome 15, drMalSylv7.2, whole genome shotgun sequence, a single genomic region encodes these proteins:
- the LOC126601114 gene encoding extensin-3-like — translation MAYPYYSPPPPSPPLPCAPPPPPPPPPPPPLPCNPVSSPPPPSPHHHHHHHHPKAPPKHNQVYPPPPPSPTPPPPHHHHDYPKPPPQSPPPPSHHHHVYPKPPPPSPSPPPPHHHDYPKAPPPEHHHDHPKPPSPSPPPPHHHDYPKPPCSSPPPPHHHDYPKPPSPSPPPPHHHYYPRPPSPSPPPPHHHDYPKPPTYSPPHALPPSVPAQPPTKHVAPPPHSHVYPPKPSCGAPPPEHVHPPKPSQPPVLPPKPCPPKASPPKPYPPKASPPKPSYGASPPEHVHPPKPSYGAAPPEHVHPPKPSQPPVHPPKPYPPKASPPKPYPPKASPPKPGQPPVHPPMPYPPKASPPKPYPPKASPPKPSQPPVHPPKPYPPKASPPKPYPPKASPPKTSQPPVVQPPKPYPPKASPPKPYPPKSSPPKGSRPPKAAPPKPPKGATPPAFPPGYYIPPTYYGNPPPPNAVPPSFEIVAPPPGKNHTTVIAVCVSLGGAFFLAFLLVGLFCFAKKKKKVMVPAPIPCVEEEEEIVQVAAVGGGGYGAEPTPVAVPIEQHGYGGGGAAEIGPSYAPPSHRPSC, via the coding sequence ATGGCTTACCCCTACTACTCTCCACCACCACCTTCACCTCCTCTACCATGcgctccaccaccaccaccaccaccacctcctcctcctcctctgccATGTAACCCCGTAagctcaccaccaccaccatccccccatcaccaccaccaccatcaccatccaAAAGCACCACCGAAACATAACCAAGTCTATCCTCCTCCACCACCGTCACCAACACCACCACCGCCTCACCACCACCATGACTATCCGAAGCCACCACCTCAGTCACCTCCTCCCCCATCCCATCATCACCATGTTTACCCTAAGCCGCCACCACCATCACCGTCTCCACCGCCACCACATCACCATGACTATCCAAAAGCTCCACCACCTGAGCACCACCATGACCATCCTAAACCACCATCTCcttctccaccaccaccacaccacCATGATTATCCTAAACCACCATGTTcttctcctccaccaccacACCACCATGACTACCCTAAACCACCATCTCCTTCTCCTCCGCCACCACACCACCATTACTATCCTAGGCCACCATCTCcttctcctccaccaccacATCACCATGACTATCCTAAACCTCCAACTTATTCACCACCTCATGCACTACCACCCTCAGTTCCAGCACAGCCCCCAACGAAGCATGTGGCACCACCACCTCACTCACATGTCTATCCACCAAAGCCTTCTTGTGGTGCTCCACCACCTGAACATGTACATCCACCAAAGCCCAGCCAACCTCCAGTACTCCCTCCGAAGCCATGCCCACCAAAAGCATCACCACCAAAGCCGTACCCGCCAAAAGCATCGCCACCAAAACCTTCTTATGGTGCTTCACCACCTGAACATGTACATCCACCAAAGCCTTCTTACGGTGCTGCACCACCTGAACACGTACACCCACCAAAGCCCAGCCAACCTCCAGTACACCCTCCGAAGCCATACCCACCAAAAGCATCACCACCAAAGCCGTACCCGCCAAAAGCATCGCCACCAAAGCCCGGCCAACCTCCAGTACACCCTCCGATGCCATACCCACCAAAGGCATCACCACCAAAGCCATACCCGCCAAAAGCATCGCCACCAAAGCCCAGCCAACCTCCAGTACACCCTCCGAAGCCATACCCACCAAAAGCATCACCACCAAAGCCATACCCGCCAAAAGCATCACCGCCAAAGACTAGTCAGCCTCCTGTAGTACAACCCCCAAAGCCATACCCACCAAAAGCATCTCCACCAAAGCCATACCCTCCCAAATCGTCACCACCAAAAGGTAGTCGCCCACCAAAGGCGGCGCCACCAAAACCACCAAAGGGCGCGACACCACCTGCATTCCCTCCTGGTTATTACATTCCACCTACTTATTACGGCAACCCTCCTCCTCCTAACGCTGTACCACCGTCATTCGAAATCGTTGCACCGCCTCCTGGGAAAAACCACACCACCGTTATCGCCGTGTGCGTTTCCCTGGGTGGTGCATTCTTCCTTGCGTTCCTCTTGGTCGGTCTCTTTTGTTttgccaagaagaagaagaaagtgatgGTTCCTGCACCTATTCCTtgtgttgaggaagaagaagaaattgtcCAAGTAGCAGCAGTTGGAGGAGGAGGATATGGTGCGGAGCCAACTCCAGTTGCAGTTCCCATAGAGCAACATggatatggtggtggtggtgcagcTGAGATCGGACCTTCTTATGCTCCTCCTAGTCATCGTCCAAGTTGCTAA